Proteins from a genomic interval of Uloborus diversus isolate 005 chromosome 4, Udiv.v.3.1, whole genome shotgun sequence:
- the LOC129220067 gene encoding ribosome quality control complex subunit NEMF-like, with amino-acid sequence MKNRFSTLDIIAMINELQKCIGMRVNQVYDIDNKTYLIRLQRYEEKTILLLESGVRIHTTEYEWPKNPSPSGFSMKMRKHLKNKRLEKLNQLGMDRIVDLQFGINEAAYHIILELYDRGNIVLTDFEYTILNILRPRTTESEDVKFVVREKYPVDKVLCSSETFNRDALFFSLKQAKDGDSLKKLLLPQVAFGPALLDHVLIKNGFPKNCAINKQFKIPNDMNRLFLCLEEADVLLKHISMKSQGYIIQKVEKNKDSQDVITNIEFHPYLFHQLSEMTFTTYDTFDKAVDNFFSSLEGQKIDIKALQKEKEALKKLENVKKDHDQRVSKLKQSQTEDMKKALLIEMNSALVEKAITIIRSAIANQMSWSDIEELIKEAQAEGDPIAKTIKKLKLNINHFTLLLSSPLSDSEEDELKPQLVDIDLGCSAYANARKYYDMKRAHAKKEQKTLESSEKAFKSAEKKTKQTLKEVAVTTSITKARKVMWFEKFLWFISSENYLVIAGRDVQQNELLVKRYMKTSDLYVHADLHGASSVIIKNPLGGEVPPKTLNEAGTMAACYSSGWDAKIVTSAWWVHSHQVSKTAPSGEYLTTGSFMIRGKKNYLAPANLIMGFGFMFKLDEESILKHANERCEKSDDFKTADDGKEKDENVDVDNVSDDIEEMNNEDTNSDASRSDDDDKSVEEVANSRAEHVDVVTAKVENLEVKTSKNCLDTDDGDSVHKNDVQRCESLPDEDKTEEDIIDEVDEENNVMNNENTMMNKNSNPEIIAFPDTEVKFNVLHEDQDLMKKPVPKLSSTGVMVQEHKKKARKTQNVQFNLENSVAKEKCSQQKRGQKGKLKKIKEKYKDQDEEERQLRMSILASAGTTKEDKKSKNKKSEDKKSVNSQSKVNKNVNKVNFNEALKEEIPILAEEKAPSESQVSPPDALLEKNSVPVQKSGDKMNDASDEEAEDDTQVSDELKLLNSLTGCPHADDILLFSVPVCAPYTCMLNYKYKVKIIPGSHRRGKAAKTALNVFLCDKTATSREKDLLKCVKDQDISRNLPGKIKISAGNIKRGK; translated from the coding sequence ATGAAAAACAGATTTAGTACCTTGGATATTATAGCTATGATTAACGAACTGCAGAAATGCATTGGGATGCGTGTGAATCAAGTTTATGATATTGATAATAAAACATATCTTATTCGTCTGCAGAGATATGAAGAGAAAACGATTCTTCTCCTCGAGTCTGGAGTAAGAATACACACCACAGAATATGAATGGCCGAAAAATCCTTCTCCATCAGGCTTCTCGATGAAAATGaggaagcatttaaaaaacaaaagattaGAAAAGCTGAATCAGTTAGGAATGGACCGTATTGTTGACTTGCAATTTGGCATCAACGAGGCAGCTTATCATATTATATTAGAATTGTATGACAGAGGAAACATAGTACTTACAGATTTTGAGTACACGATCTTGAATATTTTGAGACCAAGGACGACAGAGAGCGAAGACGTAAAATTTGTTGTACGTGAAAAATATCCAGTGGATAAGGTTTTGTGTTCTTCAGAAACATTTAACCGTGATGCattgttttttagtttaaaacaagCTAAGGACGGAGACTCCTTGAAAAAGCTTCTTTTGCCACAAGTTGCTTTTGGTCCGGCTCTTTTGGAtcatgttttgattaaaaatggaTTTCCCAAAAATTGTGCTATTAATAAGCAGTTTAAAATACCTAATGATATGAACAGATTATTTTTATGCCTGGAAGAAGCTGATGTATTATTGAAGCATATTTCTATGAAATCACAAGGTTATATTattcaaaaagttgaaaaaaataaggattctCAAGATGTTATCACCAATATTGAATTCCATCCATATTTATTTCATCAGTTATCTGAGATGACATTTACTACCTATGATACTTTTGATAAAGCAGTTGATAATTTCTTTTCCAGTTTGGAAGGACAAAAAATTGACATCAAAGCGcttcagaaagaaaaagaagcattgaaaaaattagaaaatgtgAAAAAAGATCATGATCAGCGTGTGTCCAAACTTAAGCAGAGCCAAACTGAAGACATGAAAAAAGCACTATTAATCGAAATGAACTCGGCTTTGGTGGAAAAAGCCATCACTATCATCAGAAGTGCAATTGCCAATCAAATGAGTTGGAGTGACATTGAAGAGCTCATCAAAGAGGCCCAAGCTGAAGGTGATCCAATTGCTAAAACAATCAAGAAATTAAAACTGAACATCAATCACTTTACTCTGCTGCTGTCATCACCTCTCTCGGACAGTGAAGAAGATGAATTAAAACCACAATTGGTAGATATTGATTTGGGCTGCTCAGCCTATGCCAACGCTCGTAAATATTACGACATGAAAAGAGCTCATgcaaagaaagaacaaaaaacattGGAATCATCTGAAAAGGCATTtaaaagtgcagaaaaaaagacaaaacaaacTCTAAAAGAAGTTGCAGTAACTACGAGCATAACCAAAGCTCGAAAAGTGATGtggtttgaaaagtttttgtggTTCATTAGTTCTGAGAATTATTTAGTCATTGCTGGGAGGGATGTTCAGCAGAACGAGTTGCTGGTGAAAAGATACATGAAAACTTCTGACTTGTATGTCCATGCCGATTTACATGGCGCTAGTAGTGTCATTATAAAGAATCCATTGGGAGGGGAGGTTCCTCCTAAAACTCTGAACGAAGCCGGTACAATGGCCGCTTGTTACAGCAGTGGCTGGGATGCCAAGATAGTCACCAGTGCATGGTGGGTACATTCTCACCAGGTCTCCAAAACAGCTCCGAGTGGAGAATATCTCACGACGGGTAGTTTCATGATTCGTGGGAAGAAGAATTACTTGGCCCCAGCTAACCTCATCATGGGGTTTGGTTTCATGTTCAAGCTTGATGAGGAGAGCATTCTGAAACATGCCAATGAACGATGTGAAAAAAGCGATGATTTTAAAACTGCTGATGATGGAAAGGAAAAAGATGAAAACGTTGATGTTGACAATGTGAGTGATGATATTGAAGAAATGAACAATGAAGATACTAATAGCGATGCCTCCCGTTCCGATGATGATGATAAATCAGTTGAAGAAGTAGCCAACTCGCGTGCTGAGCATGTAGATGTTGTGACAGCAAAAGTTGAGAATTTGGAAGtcaaaacaagtaaaaattgCTTGGATACTGACGATGGAGATTCTGTGCATAAAAATGATGTTCAAAGGTGTGAAAGTCTGCCTGATGAAGATAAAACTGAAGAAGACATCATAGATGAGGTAGATGAAGAAAATAATGTaatgaataatgaaaatactATGATGAATAAGAATTCAAATCCTGAAATTATTGCTTTTCCAGATACAGaagttaaatttaatgttttacatgaGGATCAAGATCTTATGAAAAAGCCGGTACCTAAACTGAGCTCCACTGGAGTAATGGTGCAAGAGCACAAAAAGAAGGCTCGTAAAACTCAAAATGTACAGTTTAATTTAGAAAACAGTGTAGCTAAAGAAAAATGTTCTCAGCAGAAAAGAGGACAGaaaggaaaactgaaaaaaattaaagagaaatacAAAGATCAAGATGAAGAAGAAAGACAACTTAGAATGTCCATATTGGCCTCGGCTGGTACTACAAAAGAAgacaagaaaagtaaaaataaaaaatccgaagacaaaaaatcagttaattctCAGTCAAAAGTGAACAAAAACGTTAACAAAGTTAATTTCAATGAAGCATTAAAAGAAGAAATTCCAATCTTAGCTGAAGAGAAAGCTCCTTCAGAGAGTCAAGTATCACCTCCTGATGCATTGCTGGAAAAGAACAGTGTTCCTGTACAGAAATCTGGTGATAAAATGAATGATGCTTCAGATGAAGAAGCGGAGGACGATACACAAGTTTCAGATGAATTGAAGTTATTGAACTCTTTAACTGGGTGTCCACATGccgatgacatattattgttttcAGTTCCTGTTTGTGCGCCATATACCTGCATGTTAAACTATAAATATAAAGTGAAAATTATACCTGGCAGTCACAGAAGAGGTAAAGCTGCAAAAACAGCCTTAAATGTGTTTTTGTGTGATAAAACGGCAACTTCTCGGGAAAAGGATCTGTTAAAATGTGTTAAAGATCAAGACATTTCTAGAAACTTGCCggggaaaattaaaatatctgcTGGAAATATAAAAAGAGGCAAGTGA
- the LOC129220351 gene encoding uncharacterized protein LOC129220351: MAFEFHMFKFLCFQSFVISLLMSSMKAECPAECNEGNTNDSACDDSWNPDDLPMEKKKYCEKHLNITILVHFYSSNCTNEKCLAVNFNVFDGFEDCYSHYYVMLIPLKDCVALCHLVPTKNKSAYFMDLEVGQYKLQVEPKAHSLLRKQFCLGYLINVTNDIEDTAETVFVKKLSFVSTEIIVLSVVGILLIATGIFIVYKRSGVVRRSNSVVPVLTKVNSLSSFTKTIKVYILHSHDDETTQKVKVLKDFLSLFFESILIEDELPKILVSRRKWLTDLLEYQRLDGKEEYTSDKRIVIVESGKFIKNRDFRAEEDVIEDSIFYETIISLDSDRLRTLLDYHNIFVVRFDDSGPERNRLEHIVPGERYKIPEHVIDLCLNMSLCKDPKSQQLLRSRFLALFNNHQVKDLSSSIHQVVHI, translated from the exons ATGGCTTTCGAATTCCATATGTTCAAATTTTTGTGTTTCCAAAGTTTTGTTATTTCGTTGCTCATGTCTTCAATGAAAGCTGAATGCCCTGCTGAATGCAACGAG GGCAACACGAATGACAGCGCATGTGATGATTCTTGGAATCCAGACG ATTTGCCTATGGAAAAGAAGAAGTATTGTGAGAAGCATTTGAATATTACTattttggtgcatttttattCATCCAA ttgcaCAAATGAAAAATGCCTTGCTGTGAACTTCAATGTATTTGATGGATTTGAAGACTGCTATTCCCATTATTATGTTATGCTCATCCCGTTAAAAGATTGTGTAGCTCTTTGTCATCTAGTTCCAACTAAAAATAAG TCTGCATATTTTATGGATTTGGAAGTAGGACAATATAAATTACAG GTTGAACCAAAGGCTCACTCTCTCCTACGCAAACAATTTTGTTTGGGATATCTCATCAATGTCACTA ATGATATAGAAGACACAGCAGAgactgtttttgtaaaaaaattatcatttgtttCTACTGAAATCATTGTGTTATCAGTTGTTGGTATACTTTTGATTGCTACTGGAATTTTCATAGTCTACAAGAGATCAG GTGTTGTTAGAAGAAGTAACTCAGTGGTTCCAG ttttaacaAAAGTTAATTCATTGAGCTCTTTCACAAAAACCATAAAAGTTTACATTCTGCATTCTCATGATGATGAAACAACACAGAAAGTGAaggttttgaaagattttttgtcACTGTTCTTTGAAAGCATTCTTATTGAAGATGAGCTGCCAAAGATTCTTGTCAGCAGACGAAAGTGGTTGACGGATTTGCTGGAATATCAACGACTTGATGGAAAAGAAGAATATACTTCTGATAAGCGTATAGTTATTGTAGAGTctggaaaatttattaaaaacagagATTTCAGAGCTGAAGAG GATGTCATTGAAGATAGCATATTCTATGAAACTATCATCTCATTAGATTCAGATCGCCTTAGAACGCTTTTAGATTACCACAATATTTTTGTTGTTCGGTTCGATGACTCTGGACCAGAGAGAAACAGGCTCGAACACATTGTACCTGGGGAGAGGTACAAAATTCCTGAGCATGTGATAGACCTGTGCCTTAACATGAGCCTTTGCAAAGATCCCAAATCTCAACAACTTCTCAGAAGTAGATTCCTGGCCCTATTTAATAATCACCAAGTTAAAGATCTAAGTAGTTCTATTCATCAAGTTGTGCATATATGA